In Hoeflea ulvae, one genomic interval encodes:
- the pth gene encoding aminoacyl-tRNA hydrolase: MLLIVGLGNPGPQYARNRHNVGFMAADAIARRHSFSGFSKKFRGEIAEGTLAGEKALLLKPMTFMNLSGDSVGEAMRFYKLKPADIIVIHDELDLAPGKLKLKTGGGNGGHNGLKSIDAHCGKDYKRLRIGIGHPGHKDRVNPHVLGDFAKADQDWLQPLLDAIADHAELIAKGDDAGFFNKIALATGTAAPKPEKPAKAPASPGGKQAPAGKSHIRQARNSAQPKTLPASGPMADMLKRLFGKD, encoded by the coding sequence ATGTTGCTGATCGTAGGCCTTGGAAATCCGGGACCCCAATATGCCAGGAACCGGCACAATGTCGGATTTATGGCGGCGGACGCAATTGCCCGCCGCCATTCCTTTTCCGGATTTTCGAAGAAATTCCGCGGTGAAATCGCCGAAGGCACCCTTGCCGGCGAGAAGGCCCTGCTGCTCAAACCCATGACCTTCATGAACCTGTCAGGCGACAGCGTCGGCGAAGCCATGCGGTTCTACAAGCTCAAGCCTGCCGACATCATCGTCATCCATGACGAGCTCGATCTCGCCCCGGGCAAGCTCAAGCTCAAGACCGGTGGCGGCAATGGCGGCCATAACGGGCTCAAGTCGATCGACGCCCATTGCGGCAAGGACTACAAGCGGCTCCGCATCGGCATAGGTCATCCCGGCCACAAGGACCGCGTCAATCCGCATGTGCTGGGCGATTTCGCCAAGGCGGATCAGGACTGGCTGCAGCCGCTGCTCGATGCCATCGCCGATCATGCCGAGCTGATCGCCAAGGGCGACGATGCAGGCTTTTTCAACAAGATCGCGCTCGCCACCGGCACCGCAGCCCCCAAGCCTGAAAAACCCGCCAAAGCCCCGGCCTCGCCCGGCGGCAAACAGGCCCCGGCCGGCAAATCCCACATCCGCCAGGCCCGCAATTCGGCCCAGCCGAAGACATTGCCGGCGTCAGGCCCGATGGCCGACATGCTGAAGCGGCTGTTCGGCAAGGACTGA